The Gammaproteobacteria bacterium genome has a segment encoding these proteins:
- a CDS encoding Swt1 family HEPN domain-containing protein codes for MAITNHERVGKALDLLRDGLAPFVERELKSRYGEQWAHEVKELLRDTRLGAGKSSALKDTAVLLMIMERRWNDVFRRILGKAESGLVKELSDARNRWAHQEPFSGDDADRTLDSCERLLAAVSAPQADEVRKIKMELRRTIYDEQVRGEKRKAGTAAIETAATGSLKPWREVITPHKDVASGRYQQAEFAADLWQVHLGEGGDEYRDPGEFFRRTYLTESLKKLLVDAVRRLNGQGGDPVVQLQTNFGGGKTHSMLALYHLFSGKATASLAGVDAVIKESGAAKLPAAKRVVLVGNKISPGNPVTKPDGTVVRTLWGELAWQLGGKKAYQRLKADDEKATSPGDVLRELFKEYGPCLILIDEWVAYARQLHDQSDLPAGGFETQFSFAQVLTESAKAAGNCLLVISLPASDTGSSQADDSDVEVGGVRGREALARLRNVVGRLESSWRPATAEEGFEIVRRRLFEPMTDPAQFKDRDVVARAFADCYRTQQQEFPPECRDADYEKRIKAAYPIHPEVFDRLYTDWSTLVKFQRTRGVLRLMAAVIHSLWEQGDRNPLILPSNVPISDPRVQFELTRYLSDHWVPILEKDVDGGSSLPLRTDGEVPNLGKLHACRRVARTVFMGSAPITAAANRGVEDRRIKLGCVMPGESPAIFGDALRRLASAATYLYQDGPRYWYSTQPTVTKLAEDRAEQLKRDRDKVIEELEQRLRDNLRTTGDFRRIHPLPTSGQDVPDDTDARLVVLGPEHPYSKAAGSRAELAARAILESRGSAPRLFRNTLVFLAADDARLQDLDEAVRRFLAWESIVSDRDALNLDPHQVRQAETQRAAADATVSSRLPETYQWLLIPVQHKPQDPVTWQATRLTGQEPLAARASKKLRNEELMVTALAGTRLRMELDRVPLWRGDHVAVRQLVEDFARYLYLPRLSESGVLLSAIRDGLGLMTWGQDSFAFADDWDEAATRYKGLRGGQLVDVSETNINGLLVRPEIARLQLDAETRTPAGADGATSTGAGAGGGGPASGTGTSTGTSAGLPAGHTRFYGSATLDPNRVGRDAARIAEEVIAHLVGLKGAEVTVTLDISAQMPAGAPENVVRTVTENARTLKFSSSAFEKD; via the coding sequence ATGGCTATTACAAACCACGAACGCGTCGGCAAAGCACTCGATCTGCTCCGCGACGGCCTTGCGCCCTTCGTTGAGCGCGAACTGAAGAGCCGGTACGGTGAGCAGTGGGCGCACGAGGTCAAGGAACTTCTGCGCGACACGCGACTCGGGGCCGGCAAGAGTTCGGCTCTCAAGGATACAGCGGTTCTGCTGATGATCATGGAGCGACGCTGGAACGACGTCTTCCGGCGGATTCTTGGCAAGGCCGAGAGCGGACTCGTCAAGGAACTCTCTGACGCTCGCAATCGCTGGGCGCACCAGGAGCCGTTTTCAGGCGACGATGCGGACCGGACCTTGGACTCTTGCGAGCGGCTGCTCGCGGCGGTGTCAGCTCCGCAGGCCGATGAAGTCCGCAAGATCAAGATGGAGCTGCGCCGAACGATCTACGACGAGCAGGTCCGCGGCGAGAAGCGCAAGGCGGGGACGGCCGCGATCGAGACCGCGGCCACGGGCAGCCTGAAGCCCTGGCGCGAGGTGATCACACCCCACAAAGACGTAGCGAGCGGTCGCTACCAGCAGGCGGAGTTCGCGGCCGACCTCTGGCAGGTACACCTGGGCGAGGGCGGAGACGAGTATCGCGATCCCGGCGAGTTCTTTCGCCGTACCTACCTGACCGAGAGCCTGAAGAAGCTGCTGGTGGACGCGGTGCGACGTCTGAACGGGCAGGGCGGCGACCCGGTGGTGCAGTTGCAGACCAATTTCGGCGGCGGCAAGACCCATTCGATGCTGGCGCTCTATCACCTGTTCTCGGGCAAGGCCACTGCCAGCCTCGCCGGGGTGGACGCGGTGATCAAGGAGTCAGGCGCTGCAAAGCTGCCGGCCGCAAAACGCGTGGTGCTCGTCGGCAACAAGATCTCGCCGGGCAATCCGGTTACCAAGCCGGATGGCACCGTGGTTCGGACTCTCTGGGGCGAATTGGCCTGGCAGCTCGGCGGAAAAAAGGCGTATCAGCGGCTCAAGGCGGACGACGAAAAGGCCACCAGTCCCGGCGACGTACTGCGTGAGCTCTTTAAGGAATACGGGCCCTGCCTGATCCTGATCGATGAATGGGTCGCCTATGCCCGGCAACTCCACGACCAGAGTGACCTGCCGGCGGGCGGATTCGAGACGCAATTCAGCTTCGCGCAGGTACTGACGGAGTCGGCCAAGGCCGCGGGCAACTGCCTGCTGGTGATCAGCCTGCCGGCCTCGGACACCGGGTCCTCGCAGGCCGACGACAGTGACGTGGAGGTCGGCGGCGTCCGGGGCAGAGAAGCTCTGGCGCGCCTGCGCAACGTCGTCGGCCGTCTCGAGTCCTCCTGGCGCCCGGCCACCGCGGAGGAGGGCTTCGAGATCGTGCGCCGGCGGCTCTTCGAGCCCATGACCGACCCGGCCCAGTTCAAGGACCGCGACGTGGTGGCGCGGGCCTTTGCCGATTGTTACCGCACGCAGCAGCAGGAGTTCCCGCCGGAGTGCCGCGACGCTGATTACGAGAAACGGATCAAGGCCGCCTACCCGATTCACCCGGAGGTCTTCGACCGGCTCTACACGGACTGGTCCACGCTGGTGAAGTTCCAGCGCACCCGCGGCGTGTTGCGGCTGATGGCCGCCGTGATCCACAGCCTGTGGGAGCAGGGGGACCGCAATCCGCTCATCCTGCCGTCCAACGTGCCGATCAGCGACCCGCGCGTGCAATTCGAGCTGACGCGCTACCTCTCGGACCACTGGGTGCCGATCCTCGAGAAAGACGTGGACGGCGGGAGTTCCCTGCCGCTGCGCACGGACGGCGAGGTGCCCAACCTCGGCAAGCTGCACGCCTGCCGGCGGGTGGCGCGCACCGTGTTCATGGGTTCGGCGCCGATCACTGCGGCCGCCAATCGCGGCGTCGAGGACCGCCGCATCAAGCTGGGCTGCGTCATGCCGGGGGAGTCGCCCGCGATATTCGGCGATGCGCTGCGAAGGCTGGCCAGCGCAGCTACCTACCTGTATCAGGACGGCCCGCGGTACTGGTACTCGACGCAGCCGACCGTCACCAAGCTCGCCGAGGATCGCGCCGAGCAACTGAAGCGTGACCGCGACAAGGTGATCGAGGAGCTCGAGCAGCGCCTTCGGGACAACCTGCGGACCACCGGTGACTTCCGGCGCATCCATCCATTACCTACGTCCGGTCAGGACGTGCCTGACGATACCGACGCGCGCCTCGTCGTGCTGGGCCCGGAACACCCCTATTCGAAGGCAGCCGGAAGCCGGGCCGAGCTGGCGGCCCGCGCGATCCTCGAGTCGCGCGGCAGCGCGCCGCGCCTCTTCCGCAATACGCTGGTCTTTCTCGCGGCCGACGACGCGCGGCTGCAGGATCTCGACGAGGCCGTGCGACGCTTCCTCGCCTGGGAGTCCATCGTATCGGACCGAGACGCGCTGAACCTCGACCCCCACCAGGTCCGACAGGCCGAGACGCAGCGGGCGGCGGCAGATGCGACGGTCAGCAGCCGGCTGCCGGAAACCTACCAGTGGCTGCTGATCCCCGTGCAGCACAAGCCGCAGGACCCGGTGACCTGGCAGGCGACGCGGCTGACGGGGCAGGAGCCGCTGGCTGCGCGCGCCAGCAAGAAGCTGCGTAATGAGGAGCTCATGGTCACGGCGCTGGCCGGGACGCGGCTGCGCATGGAGCTCGACCGCGTGCCACTGTGGCGCGGGGATCACGTGGCGGTGAGGCAGCTCGTCGAGGACTTCGCGCGCTACCTCTATCTGCCCCGTCTCAGTGAATCGGGAGTCCTGCTCAGCGCCATTCGTGATGGCTTGGGGCTGATGACCTGGGGGCAGGACAGCTTCGCCTTCGCCGACGATTGGGATGAAGCAGCGACCCGATACAAGGGACTTCGCGGCGGGCAGCTCGTGGACGTGTCCGAGACCAACATCAACGGCCTGCTGGTACGACCCGAGATCGCGCGGCTGCAACTGGATGCTGAGACCAGAACACCCGCCGGAGCGGACGGCGCGACCTCGACCGGAGCGGGGGCCGGCGGCGGTGGCCCTGCAAGTGGAACCGGGACCTCCACTGGCACGTCAGCCGGGCTGCCAGCGGGTCATACACGTTTCTACGGAAGCGCCACTCTGGACCCGAATCGCGTCGGCCGAGATGCCGCACGCATAGCCGAGGAGGTGATTGCGCATCTCGTGGGGCTGAAGGGCGCCGAGGTCACCGTCACGCTCGACATATCAGCCCAGATGCCAGCCGGGGCACCGGAGAACGTCGTACGCACTGTCACCGAAAATGCGCGGACGCTGAAGTTTTCCAGCAGCGCGTTTGAGAAGGACTGA
- a CDS encoding DUF488 domain-containing protein, with the protein MNGPGRNVWTIGHSTHSLEQFVTMLKRHGITAVADVRSSPYSRFNPQFNRESLERSLKEAGIAYVFLGRELGARSEDPSCYKDGQVRYDLLARTELFKSGLQRVIKGAESHRVTLMCAEKDPLECHRTLLVGRALVGSGAAVTHILGDGSIESHDDAMTRLLRLTGTPESDFFSSREELVAQACAAQEARIAYVDEDARAAPGRVAG; encoded by the coding sequence ATGAACGGGCCGGGCCGCAATGTATGGACCATCGGGCACTCGACGCATTCGCTCGAGCAGTTCGTCACGATGCTGAAGCGCCATGGCATCACTGCAGTCGCCGACGTCCGCTCCTCCCCGTACAGCCGGTTTAATCCCCAGTTCAACCGGGAGAGCCTCGAGCGAAGCCTGAAGGAGGCCGGCATCGCCTACGTCTTCCTTGGCCGTGAGCTGGGCGCCCGCTCCGAGGATCCGTCCTGCTACAAGGATGGCCAGGTCCGGTACGATCTGCTTGCCCGGACGGAGCTGTTCAAGTCAGGTCTGCAGCGTGTCATCAAAGGCGCCGAGTCTCACCGGGTTACGCTCATGTGCGCCGAGAAGGATCCGCTCGAATGTCATCGGACCCTTCTGGTCGGTCGGGCGCTGGTTGGCAGCGGGGCCGCCGTCACGCATATCCTCGGCGACGGCAGTATTGAGTCCCACGACGACGCCATGACCCGCCTGCTCAGACTGACGGGCACTCCGGAGTCGGACTTCTTCTCGTCGCGCGAAGAACTGGTCGCACAAGCCTGTGCTGCGCAGGAGGCCAGGATCGCCTACGTGGACGAAGATGCCAGGGCGGCGCCGGGCCGGGTGGCCGGATGA
- a CDS encoding DUF1156 domain-containing protein, producing MKTNKKLIEVALPLEAINKASAREKSIRHGHPSTLHLWWARRPLAAARAVIFAQMVDDPSSLPDLFPTAKKQEEERERLFRIIEHLVQWENTTNEKVLEAARAEIWQSWRRACAENADHPRARELFNRTVLPGFHDPFAGGGALPLEAQRLGLESHASDLNPVAVLINKAMIEIPPKFAGRPPVNPAWQKKRDDEKAMTTGWRGAQGLAEDVRWYGQWMRDEAEQRIGHLYPKIEVTAEMVKVRPDLKPYEGRRLTVIAWLWARTVKSPNPAFAKVDVPLASTFMLSTKAGKEAWVEPEILPPSPSGRGAGGEGGYHFTVQVGKPKDAEGAKNGTKLARGANFRCVMSGTPIAGDYIKAEGKAGRMGARLMAIVAEGERGRVYLAPTPEHEVAARKAQPEWKPDVAMPENPRWFSPPLYGLKTYGDLFTPRQLVALTTFSDLVQEARERVKRDAEIVFRTEDSGHSGDARAKSCVLDTRSLSEGGTGAAAYAEAVGVYLACGVSRSADFWSNLCIWANQPKNELVAHLFGRQAIPMAWDYAEANPFSDSGGNFEKNVSYVSKGIDFLPARGKGDAQQADATSNPCSRDRLISTDPPYYDNIGYADLSDFFYVWLRRSLRPIFPDLFSTLAVPKAEELVATPYRHGSKEKAETFFLGGMTQAMHRLAEQAHPAFPVTIYYAFKQAESESESGTASTGWETFLDAVIRAGFGLSGTWPIRTERTQGLKGETNALASSIVLVCRKRPDSAPTATRREFVTALKSELPAALAHLQRGNIAPVDLAQAAIGPGMAVYTRYAKVLDAGGRPLPVREALALINQILDEALAEQEGDFDADSRWALAWFEQQGFAEGEFGVADTLSKAKVTSVAGMVEAGIIAAGRGKVRLLKPAELPADWDPATDQRLTSWEMVHHLVRVIEGGGESAAAELVKKLGGRAEIARELAYRLYTLCERKKRAAAALAYNGLVQSWPEIVRLAREGGTPAGPTQADLI from the coding sequence GTGAAGACGAACAAGAAACTCATCGAAGTCGCTCTCCCGCTGGAGGCCATCAACAAGGCCTCCGCCCGCGAGAAGTCCATCCGCCACGGCCACCCGAGCACGCTGCACCTGTGGTGGGCGCGCCGGCCGCTGGCGGCGGCCCGGGCGGTGATCTTCGCGCAGATGGTGGACGACCCGTCGTCGCTGCCCGATCTCTTTCCCACCGCGAAGAAGCAGGAGGAGGAGCGCGAGCGGCTGTTTCGCATCATCGAACATCTGGTGCAGTGGGAGAACACCACCAACGAGAAGGTGCTCGAAGCGGCGCGGGCCGAGATCTGGCAGAGCTGGCGGCGCGCCTGCGCCGAGAACGCCGACCACCCGCGGGCCAGGGAGCTCTTCAACCGCACGGTGCTGCCCGGCTTCCACGATCCATTCGCCGGCGGCGGTGCGCTGCCGCTGGAGGCGCAGCGGCTAGGGCTCGAAAGCCACGCCAGCGACCTGAACCCGGTGGCGGTGCTGATCAACAAGGCAATGATCGAGATCCCGCCGAAGTTTGCCGGCAGGCCGCCGGTGAATCCGGCATGGCAGAAAAAGCGGGATGACGAAAAGGCGATGACCACCGGCTGGCGGGGCGCGCAGGGGCTGGCCGAGGACGTGCGCTGGTACGGCCAGTGGATGCGCGACGAGGCCGAGCAGCGCATCGGGCACCTGTACCCGAAGATCGAAGTCACGGCCGAGATGGTGAAGGTGCGCCCGGACCTGAAGCCGTACGAGGGCCGCAGGCTCACCGTCATCGCCTGGCTCTGGGCGCGCACGGTGAAAAGCCCGAACCCGGCGTTCGCCAAGGTGGACGTGCCGCTCGCCTCGACTTTCATGCTCTCGACCAAGGCGGGCAAGGAGGCCTGGGTCGAGCCGGAAATCCTGCCCCCCTCTCCCTCGGGGAGAGGGGCTGGGGGTGAGGGCGGTTACCACTTCACGGTGCAGGTCGGCAAGCCGAAGGATGCGGAGGGAGCGAAGAACGGCACCAAGCTCGCACGCGGCGCGAACTTCCGCTGCGTGATGTCCGGCACGCCCATCGCGGGCGATTACATCAAGGCTGAGGGCAAGGCGGGACGCATGGGTGCACGGCTGATGGCCATTGTCGCCGAGGGCGAGCGCGGGCGCGTGTACCTCGCGCCGACCCCGGAACACGAGGTGGCGGCACGCAAGGCGCAGCCGGAGTGGAAGCCGGATGTCGCGATGCCCGAGAACCCGCGCTGGTTTTCACCGCCGCTCTATGGCCTTAAAACCTACGGCGATCTTTTCACCCCGCGCCAGCTCGTGGCGCTGACGACGTTCTCGGATCTGGTGCAGGAGGCGCGCGAGCGGGTGAAACGCGATGCGGAGATAGTGTTCAGGACGGAGGACTCAGGACATAGCGGTGACGCTCGCGCCAAGTCCTGTGTCCTGGACACCAGGTCCTTGTCCGAAGGCGGTACCGGCGCGGCGGCGTATGCGGAAGCGGTGGGGGTGTACCTGGCTTGTGGCGTTAGCCGCTCTGCGGACTTTTGGTCGAACCTCTGCATCTGGGCCAATCAGCCAAAGAACGAACTGGTTGCGCACTTGTTTGGTCGACAAGCAATTCCGATGGCCTGGGACTATGCAGAGGCAAACCCGTTTAGTGATTCCGGTGGCAACTTTGAGAAGAACGTTAGCTACGTTTCAAAGGGAATCGACTTTCTTCCTGCGAGGGGTAAGGGAGATGCACAGCAGGCCGATGCTACCTCGAACCCATGCTCAAGGGACCGGCTGATTTCCACCGATCCACCGTATTACGACAACATCGGCTACGCCGACCTCTCCGACTTTTTCTACGTCTGGCTGCGCCGCTCGCTGCGGCCGATTTTTCCCGACCTCTTCAGCACGCTCGCCGTGCCCAAGGCGGAGGAACTCGTCGCCACCCCGTATCGCCATGGCAGCAAGGAGAAGGCGGAGACCTTCTTCCTTGGTGGCATGACGCAGGCGATGCACCGCCTCGCCGAGCAGGCACATCCGGCTTTTCCGGTCACGATCTACTACGCCTTCAAGCAGGCTGAGAGCGAAAGCGAATCAGGAACCGCGAGCACCGGATGGGAGACCTTTCTCGACGCCGTGATTCGGGCTGGCTTCGGGCTCAGCGGTACCTGGCCCATACGCACCGAGCGCACGCAAGGTTTGAAGGGCGAGACAAACGCCCTCGCCTCCAGCATCGTCCTCGTCTGCCGCAAGCGTCCTGACAGTGCGCCCACGGCCACGCGCCGCGAGTTCGTCACTGCGCTGAAGTCCGAGTTGCCTGCCGCGCTTGCCCACTTGCAGCGCGGCAACATCGCGCCGGTGGATCTGGCGCAGGCGGCGATCGGTCCCGGTATGGCGGTGTACACGCGCTACGCGAAAGTGCTCGACGCCGGGGGCAGGCCGCTCCCGGTGCGCGAGGCGCTCGCGCTGATCAACCAGATCCTCGACGAGGCGCTCGCCGAGCAGGAAGGCGACTTCGACGCCGACAGCCGCTGGGCGCTCGCCTGGTTCGAACAGCAGGGCTTCGCCGAGGGCGAGTTCGGCGTGGCCGATACGCTGAGCAAGGCCAAGGTCACCAGCGTCGCCGGCATGGTCGAGGCGGGCATCATCGCCGCCGGCCGCGGCAAGGTGCGTCTGCTCAAGCCCGCGGAACTCCCCGCCGACTGGGACCCCGCGACCGACCAGCGGCTCACGAGCTGGGAGATGGTCCACCACCTCGTCCGCGTCATCGAGGGTGGCGGTGAAAGCGCCGCTGCCGAACTCGTGAAGAAGCTCGGCGGCAGAGCCGAAATCGCTCGCGAGCTGGCCTACCGCCTCTACACGCTCTGCGAACGCAAGAAGCGCGCCGCCGCGGCGCTGGCCTACAACGGCCTGGTGCAGAGCTGGCCAGAAATCGTCCGCCTCGCGCGGGAAGGCGGGACACCAGCCGGGCCTACGCAGGCCGACCTGATCTGA
- a CDS encoding DUF488 domain-containing protein yields the protein MKIFTIGFTRKTAEQFFGKLKASGARRVVDVRLNNVSQLAGFAKKKDLQYFLKQICGMDYVHLPELAPTQDMLDEYKKNKGDWSVYEKRFLDLMRQREIEKTVSREVVEDGCLLCSEDKPHHCHRRLVAEYLKEHWSDVTINHL from the coding sequence ATGAAGATCTTTACCATTGGATTCACGCGCAAGACCGCGGAGCAGTTTTTCGGCAAGCTGAAGGCTTCTGGCGCACGCCGAGTCGTTGACGTGCGGCTGAACAACGTCTCTCAGCTCGCCGGCTTCGCCAAGAAGAAGGATCTGCAGTACTTTCTCAAGCAGATCTGCGGCATGGATTATGTGCACCTGCCGGAGTTGGCGCCGACGCAGGACATGCTCGACGAGTACAAGAAGAACAAGGGTGACTGGTCTGTCTATGAGAAGCGCTTCCTCGATCTCATGCGACAGCGCGAGATCGAGAAGACGGTCTCCAGGGAGGTCGTCGAGGATGGATGCCTGCTCTGCAGCGAGGACAAGCCGCATCATTGCCATCGGCGTCTTGTCGCGGAGTACCTCAAGGAACACTGGAGCGACGTCACCATTAACCACCTGTAG
- a CDS encoding helicase-related protein — MARLEELTTGTSVRGIRPDAAVTVVSVQWFGSDALELTFKGPDGRVANQLVYRSDEPGLTILEEGRPWSFDGDGALFRLVSEANRIRLAHLFDPVLAVHTSNVQPLPHQITAVYESMLPRQPLRFLLADDPGAGKTIMAGLLIKELIARGDLQRCLVVCPGSLAEQWQDELYRKFNLPFEILTNDKLEAARTGNWFLETNLAIARLDKLARNEDVQAKLAAPDCRYDLIVCDEAHKLSATFFGGEIKYTKRYKLGQLLSTLTRHFLLMTATPHNGKEEDFQLFMALLDGDRFEGRFRDGVHVADVSDLMRRMVKENLLKFDGTPLFPERIAHTVPYRLSDAEAALYKAVTDYVREEFNRAEALKNDKRAGTVGFALTILQRRLASSPEAIYQSLRRRRERLESRLRELELLQRGGKLAAVAAGPLLDPEDVEDLEEAPEDELEAAEEEILDQATAASTIQELKAEILSLQHLESLALAVRRSGEDRKWKELASLLGEIFTAAAIVNTQAEPHHPPYGAGDIPPHKPSPRQKLVIFTEHRDTLNYLQRQITRLLGRESAVVMIHGGMGREDRMKMQESFKHDPEVQVLLATDAAGEGINLQRAHLMVNYDLPWNPNRLEQRFGRIHRIGQTEVCHLWNLIAEETREGDVYKTLLEKLEQARHALGGQVFDVLGKLQFEGKPLRDLLIEAIRYGDQPEVRARLTRAVARPFDDRQIQDLLEERALAHDAMDASRVYRIREEMERAEARRLQPHYIESFFLEAFQRLGGTAKQRETRRYEVTHVPAPVRNRDRLIGTREPVLPRYERIAFEKDLVAPQGQPLAAFVCPGHPLLDATIDLTLERNHDLLRRGAVLVDERDPGTAPRMLFYLEHSLQDASTTRTGERRVVSRRMLYVELAADGSPRHLHYAPYLDYRPLGDDEPSVADLLGRPECGWISRDLEDRARAHAVAHVVPEHLEEVRSRKVALVDKTEAAVRDRLTKEINYWDHRANQLADQERAGKANAKLNSGEARKRADTLHGRLQKRLEELKLERQISPLPPVVMGGLLVVPAGLLAAMRGQPVGDVSAETPDRLAAAAAARAAVMEVERRLGFEPTDREADKLGYDIESRVPGTGKLRFIEVKGRVAGASTITVTRNEILYSLNKPEDFILAIVEFQQEGPGRVHYVRQPFQREPDFGVTSVNYDFAELLLKAEVSSR, encoded by the coding sequence ATGGCCCGCCTGGAAGAACTAACGACCGGTACGTCTGTCCGCGGCATCCGCCCGGATGCGGCGGTCACCGTAGTCAGCGTCCAGTGGTTCGGGTCCGATGCCCTGGAGCTGACCTTCAAGGGGCCTGACGGCCGGGTCGCCAACCAGCTCGTCTACCGCAGCGACGAACCCGGCCTCACGATCTTGGAGGAAGGCCGCCCCTGGAGCTTCGACGGCGACGGCGCCCTGTTCCGGCTGGTTTCCGAGGCCAACCGCATTCGCCTGGCCCACCTGTTCGACCCGGTGCTGGCGGTTCATACCTCGAACGTCCAGCCGCTGCCGCACCAGATCACGGCGGTGTACGAATCCATGCTGCCGCGCCAGCCGCTGCGCTTTCTACTGGCCGACGACCCCGGCGCGGGCAAGACCATCATGGCCGGCCTCCTCATCAAGGAACTCATCGCCCGCGGCGACCTGCAACGCTGTCTCGTGGTCTGCCCCGGCAGCCTCGCTGAGCAATGGCAGGACGAGCTCTACCGAAAGTTCAATCTCCCCTTCGAGATCTTGACCAACGACAAGCTGGAGGCCGCCCGCACCGGCAATTGGTTCCTGGAGACGAACCTCGCTATTGCGCGTCTCGACAAGCTTGCCCGCAACGAGGACGTGCAGGCCAAGCTCGCCGCCCCGGACTGTCGCTACGACCTCATCGTTTGCGATGAAGCCCACAAGCTCTCGGCCACGTTCTTCGGCGGTGAAATCAAGTACACGAAACGCTACAAGCTGGGCCAGCTGCTTTCGACGCTGACGCGCCACTTCCTGCTGATGACGGCCACCCCCCACAACGGCAAGGAAGAGGATTTCCAGCTCTTCATGGCGCTGCTCGACGGCGACCGCTTCGAAGGCCGCTTCCGCGACGGCGTGCACGTCGCCGACGTCTCGGACCTCATGCGCCGCATGGTCAAGGAGAACCTGCTGAAGTTCGACGGCACGCCGCTGTTCCCTGAGCGCATCGCGCACACGGTGCCCTACAGGCTCTCCGATGCGGAGGCGGCGCTCTACAAGGCTGTCACCGACTACGTGCGCGAGGAGTTCAACCGCGCCGAGGCCCTGAAAAACGACAAGCGTGCCGGCACCGTCGGCTTTGCACTGACCATCCTGCAGCGGCGCCTGGCCTCCTCACCCGAGGCGATTTACCAGTCTCTGCGCCGCCGGCGCGAGCGACTGGAGAGCCGCCTCAGGGAGCTGGAGCTCCTCCAGCGTGGCGGCAAGCTCGCCGCGGTCGCCGCGGGCCCGCTGCTGGATCCGGAGGACGTCGAGGACCTCGAGGAGGCGCCGGAGGACGAGCTCGAAGCCGCCGAGGAGGAGATCCTCGACCAGGCTACCGCAGCCAGCACCATCCAGGAGCTCAAGGCGGAGATCCTGTCGCTGCAACACCTGGAGTCTCTGGCGCTCGCCGTCCGGCGCAGCGGCGAGGACCGCAAGTGGAAGGAACTTGCGAGCCTGCTCGGCGAGATCTTCACCGCCGCCGCCATCGTCAACACGCAGGCCGAGCCCCATCACCCGCCCTATGGCGCGGGAGACATCCCGCCGCACAAGCCCTCGCCGCGCCAAAAGCTCGTGATCTTCACCGAGCACCGGGACACGTTGAATTATCTGCAGCGGCAGATCACGCGACTCCTCGGCCGGGAGTCCGCCGTCGTGATGATTCACGGGGGCATGGGGCGCGAAGACCGCATGAAGATGCAGGAGTCCTTCAAGCACGACCCCGAGGTGCAGGTGCTGCTCGCCACCGATGCGGCGGGCGAGGGCATCAATCTGCAGCGCGCCCACCTCATGGTGAACTATGACCTGCCGTGGAACCCGAACCGGCTGGAGCAGCGCTTCGGCCGCATACACCGGATCGGCCAGACCGAGGTCTGCCACCTGTGGAATCTGATCGCGGAGGAAACACGGGAGGGCGACGTCTACAAGACGCTTCTGGAGAAGCTCGAGCAGGCACGGCACGCACTGGGTGGCCAGGTCTTCGACGTGCTCGGCAAGCTGCAATTCGAGGGCAAGCCTTTGCGTGATCTCCTCATCGAGGCCATCCGCTATGGCGACCAGCCCGAGGTCCGGGCACGCCTGACGCGGGCGGTGGCCAGGCCCTTCGACGATCGCCAGATCCAGGACCTGCTGGAGGAACGCGCGCTGGCCCATGACGCCATGGACGCGAGCCGCGTCTATCGCATCCGCGAGGAGATGGAGCGGGCGGAGGCACGGCGCCTGCAGCCCCATTACATCGAGTCGTTCTTCCTCGAAGCCTTCCAGCGCCTCGGTGGCACGGCCAAGCAGCGCGAGACCCGTCGCTACGAAGTCACCCACGTGCCCGCACCGGTGCGCAACCGGGACCGGCTGATAGGCACCCGCGAACCCGTGCTGCCCCGCTACGAACGCATAGCCTTCGAGAAGGACCTCGTCGCGCCGCAGGGCCAGCCGCTGGCCGCATTCGTCTGCCCGGGCCACCCGCTGCTCGACGCGACTATCGATCTCACACTCGAGCGCAACCATGACCTGCTGCGCCGGGGTGCGGTTCTGGTGGACGAGCGCGACCCCGGCACAGCGCCGCGGATGTTGTTCTATCTGGAACACTCCCTGCAGGATGCGAGTACCACCCGCACCGGGGAGCGCCGCGTCGTGTCCCGCCGCATGCTCTACGTCGAGCTTGCTGCCGATGGCAGCCCGCGACACCTGCATTACGCGCCGTATCTCGACTACCGGCCGCTCGGAGATGACGAGCCTTCGGTAGCGGACCTCCTCGGTCGGCCCGAGTGCGGCTGGATCAGCCGCGATCTGGAAGACCGGGCTCGCGCGCACGCCGTCGCCCACGTCGTCCCTGAACACCTGGAGGAGGTCCGCTCCCGCAAGGTCGCGCTGGTGGACAAAACCGAAGCCGCCGTTCGCGACCGGCTGACCAAGGAGATCAACTACTGGGACCACCGCGCCAACCAGCTCGCCGACCAGGAGCGGGCAGGTAAAGCGAACGCGAAGCTGAATTCAGGCGAGGCGCGCAAGCGTGCCGATACTCTTCACGGTCGCCTCCAGAAGCGGCTGGAGGAACTGAAGCTCGAGCGGCAGATCTCGCCGCTGCCGCCGGTGGTCATGGGCGGGTTGCTCGTGGTCCCGGCGGGTTTGCTGGCTGCGATGAGGGGGCAGCCTGTGGGTGACGTTTCAGCGGAAACGCCTGACAGGCTGGCAGCTGCCGCAGCGGCCCGGGCTGCCGTCATGGAAGTCGAGCGACGGCTGGGTTTTGAACCCACGGACCGGGAGGCCGACAAGCTCGGCTACGACATCGAGAGCCGCGTCCCCGGGACCGGGAAACTGCGTTTCATTGAAGTAAAGGGGCGGGTAGCCGGCGCGTCAACGATCACCGTCACGCGCAATGAGATCCTCTATTCACTCAACAAGCCCGAGGACTTCATCCTGGCGATTGTGGAGTTTCAGCAGGAAGGCCCCGGCCGTGTTCACTACGTGCGGCAGCCGTTCCAGCGGGAGCCGGATTTTGGGGTGACCAGCGTTAATTACGATTTTGCGGAATTGTTGCTCAAGGCAGAGGTATCGTCCCGATGA